A DNA window from Prevotella intermedia ATCC 25611 = DSM 20706 contains the following coding sequences:
- the rbr gene encoding rubrerythrin, whose protein sequence is MKKTFICTVCGYMHEGTEAPAECPVCHVKADKFKEFNGAALKGTKTEANLMAAFAGESQARMKYDYYAGKARKDGYEQIAALFEETAINERMHAKLWFKLLHDAGIPSTEENLKDAADGENYEWTDMYEAMAKDAMDEGFPELAIKFRSVGAIEKKHEERYRKLLKNIEDEAVFAKDGSAIWQCRQCGHIVVGKKAPEVCPVCAHPKSFFEVKAENY, encoded by the coding sequence ATGAAGAAGACATTTATTTGCACCGTGTGCGGCTATATGCACGAAGGAACAGAGGCACCAGCTGAATGCCCAGTTTGCCACGTAAAGGCTGACAAGTTCAAAGAGTTCAACGGTGCTGCCCTCAAGGGTACAAAGACCGAAGCCAACCTTATGGCTGCGTTTGCAGGTGAGAGTCAGGCACGTATGAAGTACGACTATTATGCAGGCAAGGCTCGCAAGGATGGCTACGAGCAGATTGCTGCTCTCTTCGAGGAAACAGCCATCAACGAGCGCATGCACGCTAAGTTGTGGTTCAAGTTGTTGCACGATGCAGGCATTCCAAGCACGGAAGAGAATCTGAAGGACGCTGCTGACGGCGAGAACTACGAGTGGACCGATATGTACGAGGCAATGGCTAAGGACGCTATGGACGAGGGTTTCCCAGAATTGGCAATTAAGTTCCGCAGCGTTGGTGCTATCGAGAAGAAGCACGAAGAGCGTTATCGCAAGCTGTTGAAGAACATCGAAGACGAGGCTGTGTTTGCTAAAGATGGTTCAGCAATTTGGCAATGCCGCCAGTGCGGCCACATCGTTGTTGGCAAGAAAGCCCCCGAAGTGTGCCCAGTTTGCGCTCACCCAAAGAGTTTCTTTGAAGTAAAGGCAGAGAACTACTAA